The Brassica oleracea var. oleracea cultivar TO1000 chromosome C7, BOL, whole genome shotgun sequence sequence NNNNNNNNNNNNNNNNNNNNNNNNNNNNNNNNNNNNNNNNNNNNNNNNNNNNNNNNNNNNNNNNNNNNNNNNNNNNNNNNNNNNNNNNNNNNNNNNNNNNNNNNNNNNNNNNNNNNNNNNNNNNNNNNNNNNNNNNNNNNNNNNNNNNNNNNNNNNNNNNNNNNNNNNNNNNNNNNNNNNNNNNNNNNNNNNNNNNNNNNNNNNNNNNNNNNNNNNNNNNNNNNNNNNNNNNNNNNNNNNNNNNNNNNNNNNNNNNNNNNNNNNNNNNNNNTAGAAGAATGTCGATTCTGCAAGAAGCCACGATTCAAGCCGCAAGGACGGAGACGTAATAGGGTACAGTACCAAAGGATGTGGTACCTACCAATTACAGACAGATTGAAAAGATTGTATCAATCAGAGCAGACTGCTGGAAAGATGAGATGGCATGTCGAGCATACTCAGACGGATGGTGAGATGACTCATCCATCAGATGCAAGAGCCTGGAAACATTTCAACAAAGTACATCCGGATTTCGCTAGCAATATCCGGAATGTGTATCTCGTACTATGCACAGATGGATTTAGTCCGTTCGGAATGTCAGGGAGACAATATTCATTGTGGCCAGTCTTTCTTACACCATACAACCTGCCACCGAAGATGTGCATGCAACATGAGTTGCTATTCTTGACAACATTAATACCTGGTCCGAACCATCCAAAAAGGTCNNNNNNNNNNNNNNNNNNNNNNNNNNNNNNNNNNNNNNNNNNNNNNNNNNNNNNNNNNNNNNNNNNNNNNNNNNNNNNNNNNNNNNNNNNNNNNNNNNNNNNNNNNNNNNNNNNNNNNNNNNNNNNNNNNNNNNNNNNNNNNNNNNNNNNNNNNNNNNNNNNNNNNNNNNNNNNNNNNNNNNNNNNNNNNNNNNNNNNNNNNNNNNNNNNNNNNNNNNNNNNNNNNNNNNNNNNNNNNNNNNNNNNNNNNNNNNNNNNNNNNNNNNNNNNNNNNNNNNNNNNNNNNNNNNNNNNNNNNNNNNNNNNNNNNNNNNNNNNNNNNNNNNNNNNNNNNNNNNNNNNNNNNNNNNNNNNNNNNNNNNNNNNNNNNNNNNNNNNNNNNNNNNNNNNNNNNNNNNNNNNNNNNNNNNNNNNNNNNNNNNNNNNNNNNNNNNNNNNNNNNNNNNNNNNNNNNNNNNNNNNNNNNNNNNNNNNNNNNNNNNNNNNNNNNNNNNNNNNNNNNNNNNNNNNNNNNNNNNNNNNNNNNNNNNNNNNNNNNNNNNNNNNNNNNNNNNNNNNNNNNNNNNNNNNNNNNNNNNNNNNNNNNNNNNNNNNNNNNNNNNNNNNNNNNNNNNNNNNNNNNNNNNNNNNNNNNNNNNNNNNNNNNNNNNNNNNNNNNNNNNNNNNNNNNNNNNNNNNNNNNNNNNNNNNNNNNNNNNNNNNNNNNNNNNNNNNNNNNNNNNNNNNNNNNNNNNNNNNNNNNNNNNNNNNNNNNNNNNNNNNNNNNNNNNNNNNNNNNNNNNNNNNNNNNNNNNNNNNNNNNNNNNNNNNNNNNNNNNNNNNNNNNNNNNNNNNNNNNNNNNNNNNNNNNNNNNNNNNNNNNNNNNNNNNNNNNNNNNNNNNNNNNNNNNNNNNNNNNNNNNNNNNNNNNNNNNNNNNNNNNNNNNNNNNNNNNNNNNNNNNNNNNNNNNNNNNNNNNNNNNNNNNNNNNNNNNNNNNNNNNNNNNNNNNNNNNNNNNNNNNNNNNNNNNNNNNNNNNNNNNNNNNNNNNNNNNNNNNNNNNNNNNNNNNNNNNNNNNNNNNNNNNNNNNNNNNNNNNNNNNNNNNNNNNNNNNNNNNNNNNNNNNNNNNNNNNNNNNNNNNNNNNNNNNNNNNNNNNNNNNNNNNNNNNNNNNNNNNNNNNNNNNNNNNNNNNNNNNNNNNNNNNNNNNNNNNNNNNNNNNNNNNNNNNNNNNNNNNNNNNNNNNNNNNNNNNNNNNNNNNNNNNNNNNNNNNNNNNNNNNNNNNNNNNNNNNNNNNNNNNNNNNNNNNNNNNNNNNNNNNNNNNNNNNNNNNNNNNNNNNNNNNNNNNNNNNNNNNNNNNNNNNNNNNNNNNNNNNNNNNNNNNNNNNNNNNNNNNNNNNNNNNNNNNNNNNNNNNNNNNNNNNNNNNNNNNNNNNNNNNNNNNNNNNNNNNNNNNNNNNNNNNNNNNNNNNNNNNNNNNNNNNNNNNNNNNNNNNNNNNNNNNNNNNNNNNNNNNNNNNNNNNNNNNNNNNNNNNNNNNNNNNNNNNNNNNNNNNNNNNNNNNNNNNNNNNNNNNNNNNNNNNNNNNNNNNNNNNNNNNNNNNNNNNNNNNNNNNNNNNNNNNNNNNNNNNNNNNNNNNNNNNNNNNNNNNNNNNNNNNNNNNNNNNNNNNNNNNNNNNNNNNNNNNNNNNNNNNNNNNNNNNNNNNNNNNNNNNNNNNNNNNNNNNNNNNNNNNNNNNNNNNNNNNNNNNNNNNNNNNNNNNNNNNNNNNNNNNNNNNNNNNNNNNNNNNNNNNNNNNNNNNNNNNNNNNNNNNNNNNNNNNNNNNNNNNNNNNNNNNNNNNNNNNNNNNNNNNNNNNNNNNNNNNNNNNNNNNNNNNNNNNNTTACGAGGAACTTGTTTCGAGGTATTTACGAGGAAGTATAGCGACGTCCTTACGTGGAATGTTGACGTGGTCTTTACGACGAAATGCTCTACTTCGTCGTTACGACGAAATATATTCCTCGCTAAGTTACGACGAATTAGCGAGGAAATATGTGTTACGAGAGATGAGTAACGAGCAAACGCGCTTCCTCGCTAATTCGTCGTAAAGCCTCTTTTACGACGAACTCACGAGTAAAACCGCCCTCGTTAAGATTATGTTTTCTTGTAGTGGGTGTGATTTCATTCTAAACTTTTATTTACAAATTTGATTTTGTAATGAATGTAATTAATTTGAAAATATAAATAAATAAATATGGACATTTTTTATAGAATATAAAAATTCATTTGTTAGATTTGAAAATTAATAAACCAAGTAAAATTTATAAGTTCCTTATGTTCCAAATCAGTTAAAATACATAAACAAATAAAAATTTCTGTTATTAGCTATTGAAAAATAAAAGCACTTGACAAAATTTGGCATGAAAATGAAATGCATTGTCCTTTAATGTTTTTGTAGGTGGATATACCAAAGTTAACACAATGAATAACAATATGAATTTGCTAACACAATGAGTAACAATATGAATTTGCTTTGTTAATCTCTATGATGACACTGACAATTTATTTGATAAATTTGATGTTTATATCTTACTCACCTGAAAAAGATATTTAAATAAAATCATAAGAATTATCCTGTTAAAAAGAATAAGATCATCAAAAGGAACTTCTATTTTATAATCTTTTATAAAATTATAGAAAAATTATTAGATTAGATTAGATAAAATATGTTGACAAAAAAAATTAGGTAAAATATAAATGGGATTAAGAAAATAATTGGCCAGTTACGAGGATACGCACAGAACCTTGTATCAATCCAACAAGTGGGAACATTACGACTTCAAATTAAAAACCACACACCATGTCCACACGTAATCTCATGTCGTTGTTCAGAGTTTTAAGGAAAGACAGAAACAAAATCTCGTAAATATACTTCCATTTAATTTCACATAAAGGGATATACGCCCAGATTCGTTTGATGTATCTGTCATTAAACTAAAACACATACTACAAGGAAAGGGATATCTCTTTTCACATTCCTCTGATTTTTTGTTCCCCTATATATATATTCATCAATAACTATCTCGATCTTACAACCTCAAATCTCCAAAACTACAATCAATCTTATTGAAAATGAAGCTTCTTCATGCATCACTGTGTTTGATCAGTCTCCTCCTGATCTTGCCTTCGATCTTCGCTGCTTCTTCCTCTGAAGATTTCGATTTCTTCTACTTCGTCCAACAAGTAACTAAACCGTTACTAATCATCCTCTAATAAATATTGTTTATAGTCGTTTTTAACACATTTTCTAATATTATTGTATGATTATAAAGTGGCCAGGATCATACTGTGACACACAGAGGAGTTGTTGCTTTCCAACTTCTGGCAAACCAGCTGCTGATTTTGGAATTCACGGTCTTTGGCCTAATTACAAAGATGGAACTTATCCTTCCAACTGTGACAACACTAAACCATTCGATTCATCTTCGGTAATAACATCTTGAGTTCATATCTACACTTAATTTGAGTGATCCGGTTCGATTGTAGTCGAAAACCGGTTTAAATTCTCAACATACGGGTCTTTTGATTTGGTTTGGTACAGATATCGGATCTGATCAGCTCAATGCAGAAGAGCTGGCCGACACTAGCTTGCCCCAGCGGCTCAGGCGAGACGTTTTGGGAACACGAATGGGAGAAACATGGTACTTGCTCCGAATCGGTTATCGACCAATACGAGTATTTCCAAACCGCTCTTAACCTTAAGCAGAGAACCGATCTTCTTGGAGCTCTAACCAAAGCCGGTACGCTTGAATCTAATTCCCTCTTTATGTCTTGAATCGTTCTAATGATCTAATTATTTTTGGTTTACTACATATAGGAATCAATCCGGATGGAAAATCTTACAGTATAGAGAGCATCAGGGACTCTATCAAAGAGTCGACGGGTTTCACTCCTTGGATTCAATGTAACACAGATGAGTCTGGCAATAGCCAATTGTACCAAGTCTACCTCTGTGTTGCCCGGTCTGGTACCGGTTTTATCGAATGCCCGGTTTTCCCTCGTGGAAAATGTGGAGAAGAGATTAACTTCCCTTCTTTCTAATAATCTGTTTTCTAATTTCTTAATCTATTGAATCACAT is a genomic window containing:
- the LOC106304761 gene encoding ribonuclease 1-like translates to MKLLHASLCLISLLLILPSIFAASSSEDFDFFYFVQQWPGSYCDTQRSCCFPTSGKPAADFGIHGLWPNYKDGTYPSNCDNTKPFDSSSISDLISSMQKSWPTLACPSGSGETFWEHEWEKHGTCSESVIDQYEYFQTALNLKQRTDLLGALTKAGINPDGKSYSIESIRDSIKESTGFTPWIQCNTDESGNSQLYQVYLCVARSGTGFIECPVFPRGKCGEEINFPSF